CAGCTTAGCAGTTTGGCCCCACCGGGCGTCTAACCGCGGCGTTTCCCGCCGCTCTTCCCGCTGTCCTTGTCGCCGCTCTTGCCGAAGTCTTTGTCGCCACCCTTGCCGCCGTCTTTGTCGCCACTCTTGCCGCCGCGATCGGAATTCGAATCCCGCGCGGGACGCGGAGGAGGTGACTGCCGCTGAGGCTCGAGACGCTGGCTCTC
The nucleotide sequence above comes from Candidatus Eisenbacteria bacterium. Encoded proteins:
- a CDS encoding ATP-dependent RNA helicase, producing the protein VPGRREESGARNPWRGRRDEPRDGGVRSGAPKPADKPVDRPAPRVESQRLEPQRQSPPPRPARDSNSDRGGKSGDKDGGKGGDKDFGKSGDKDSGKSGGKRRG